One genomic region from Euzebyales bacterium encodes:
- a CDS encoding histidine phosphatase family protein, producing MRTLYLLRHAKSSWHDPSLADHDRPLASRGIRATPYVADHLRQIGIVPDVVLCSSSRRTRQTLDLLGDAIPSDTDVRIEEELYHAAADTLLDRLRLLPDSARRAMLIGHNPAMQQLAVLLAASGDHLERMARKFPTAALATLDAAIDGWADLAAGCAELAGFVRPDDLNAPR from the coding sequence ATGCGGACGCTGTATCTGCTGCGCCATGCGAAGTCGAGCTGGCACGACCCCAGCCTGGCCGACCACGACCGGCCGCTGGCAAGCCGTGGCATCCGCGCCACACCGTACGTCGCCGATCACCTGCGTCAGATCGGGATCGTCCCCGACGTGGTCCTCTGCTCATCGTCGCGTCGGACCCGCCAGACGCTCGACCTGCTCGGCGACGCCATCCCGTCCGACACAGACGTCCGCATCGAGGAGGAGCTCTATCACGCGGCCGCGGACACGCTCCTCGACCGCCTCCGCCTGCTGCCCGACAGCGCGCGGCGGGCGATGCTGATCGGCCACAACCCTGCCATGCAACAGCTCGCCGTCCTGCTCGCCGCCTCGGGAGACCACCTGGAACGGATGGCTCGCAAGTTCCCGACCGCGGCGCTCGCGACGCTGGACGCAGCGATCGACGGGTGGGCAGACCTCGCGGCCGGATGCGCCGAGCTCGCAGGATTCGTGCGCCCGGACGACCTCAACGCCCCCCGGTGA